The Vitis vinifera cultivar Pinot Noir 40024 chromosome 8, ASM3070453v1 genome segment CAGACCATTGTCTCTTATATGACACACTGCAAGGATGTCAAATTGCTTAAGGACCCTGGTCCAGTTCGACCGACATTGAACGAGAGTGGTTCAACTGTCAAATCAGACGATGGTTCAGTTCAACTAAGAATTTAGGTTTTAAAACATGCCTCAATTACCAATGGGCCACACCCATTCATGGCCCAACCCACCATGGCCAGCAACCAATTGAGATGTAAACATCTAAATGAGGTTTTTAAAGGTATTTTTATGCTCTTGTTTTTCCGATGTGGGACAAGACAAGTCTAACAGAAAACAATTAGCATTTATATATGCATATAGTTTACGACCTTGGGGCTTGAACCTTGGTCTAAGGGTTCAAGGTGAGCATGATTGCACCAACCTGTTGCTAATTGGTTTATGCCAAGGGTTGtaaaaaacatgataaaatcatctcaaatatctaatattttttttaaacacttccATTTTCCATatgtaatattatatatgttttatttaataaactttaaaatattaatatatttatataaaaaatgaaaaaataaatattattgatttttaattttattaatatttatatttaatttttttaattttaataaaatataaattatacatttatgACGTCATCAATTTGACCGCGATTTAACCACTGGTCCGACTACTAAACCGTGAACTGATAACTTTTTCGGCTCGTTGACCAGTCCGATTCTAAAAAACATTGGTTTTAGATGATAAACAAAATGACCATGAGGGCAAAGCTGCCACTCTAGCTCATGCCATTAACTTTATTGAAGTAATTTTTGTTAAGAAATGATCTCAACTTTATTATTATGAGAGTCAACACCCCTAAAATCCCTTTCTTTGGGCCTCAACACTACCAATATCTCGTCCTTTACTTTCACCATATTTTCTTTCCgatgtgtgttttttttatttatctcatGTAACTTCTACAtgcttttaattgttttttttttttttttagttttctttttttaattgaattaattcTTGTCCATATTTAAAGATTTCTCTTTAGGAAATTTGGGTCACTaaaatcttgattttaataaatatttgctgccatttttctTCGAGCATgcacttttcacaattttccttgattttaaataattttcaaaatttcacattttttttaagaacatgatttaattttacaattccaaataatggaattttttcGAGATTTCTATAGTCATTTTTTTATGATCATTAGGAAGATGGAGTTTTgtagaattaattcatgcaaatatAAATTGGGCATTGGTGGGATTCATCAACCATGAtactctttttttattattgattctAAATACTATACTTGTTGAACATATATTACCTTTGCCTTGCTAGTGTGATATATgagatttatttatatttgtcaTTATGTACTAACCTTGTTTCTCATTGATGTGGAGGATTAATTTTTGACTCATACAttttatgataattaaaatagCAAAAGAAGTTGTTTCTTTTTCCATTAtcttataataataacaagCAAAGGATAAGATTGCTTTTACTTTGTTAGTACAACATTTCTTAAAACATATCTTATTTAATCTTTTGTTTAAGTATAATTAGATaggttataaaatataaatattttgcCAAGATCAAAGATAAAGACGTAACATTATTTTAATCACTAATAAAGAGCCGTTAGCAGTATAGTTTTTAGGAATTAATATAAAGGTATGTCAATTTGCAATTAAGTTAGGCTAAAGTATTATTCTAAGACAATGATACATTAGTTAAGGAGAGATGAAACTTCAAAGGATTCAAAAGTCGTTATTTTTTGGGTAGGTAGTTAAACAATCCCCATACAGGGATGTCCATCAAAATAAAGACTTTCCCTAGTATCCATATACCATTTGAGAGGTTGATCGATCAATCGGTCAACCTATTAGATCACAGAGTGATTATTGTCTTTCAATTAGGTAATAGGTCAATTGATTGTAATAGTAAAAAAGCCTTCAAAGTCAAAAAGAGggtaaagaaaaaatgatgtaaaatttttaaaattttttattttctattgtatttgatttttgaaaaatttcgagagaaagaaaataacaagaaaatatgtattaaaaaaaaagacaaggaaaacttataaaaaatttatatttgattgtccataaaaaaatttgagggaaaaatgatgaaatttttttttctttctaattttcctCACAATTTTTAAATGAAGTGTGAGAAAATctcttagtttttattttatttcctattttcattcttttccaTGCCaccaaaactttaaaaaaaaaaagtattttctttaataattttttccttttactaataATTTGCGTAAGCGTGTTATCCAAGTTTAagaataaatactttttaaaaaaaaaaaatttaattttgttcttaaacTTTTTCAcgttatttaataaaaacttttgtatttttttcttttatctttcttcattttactatttttagtcCCTATTTTCTTTGTCTCAAACTTATCGAAGAAACAAATCTAATCTAAAGACTTCAATGGTGTCGAcatgagtttaaaatattagCTTCATAAACCACTAAATAAAGTTTTGTACTTGATTGGTAGTTGAACTATATTTATCATGAACATAATTATATGTaaaggtaaaaaatatttaacattttttgagagttcaattttattagataaCGAACCTCTTAATCAACTAATACAATGATTCCAACACATAGATTagacaaatataaataattgattTGGTTGatcatattattatattatttaatttcataacaCCCCGCCCCATCGCCCCTACTAGAATTCTATTTAAATTGGTTGATGATTTGACTTATAACAAATCGCAGCCATGGAATGAGCAATCTGATAACCTACTTCATATAATTGAGGCATTACACCACGCGAAGGATTTCGAAAAGCAAAATGACAAAATGAAGAACCATAATTCAAAGTCCAAAACCAAACGCATCCAAGGATAATATATGTGTTATATAATACATATCATATATGATACCATGGTCGTATTCCCATGTAATGCATGTTTTTGTCTCATCCAATAACAAATCCGAAAAACCTTGTCGGCCATATTTCTTATATACCTCCCAAATTATGGAATATATTGTGACATCCTTTTGGAGTTTAGTCACCATCTAACTAACGCCCATTTGGATTTGATGCCAGTATCAAAAGTCAAAAACACTTTCTACCTAATCCCAAACAACTCTGTCAGACTGCCATTGACCTTttaatacatgaaaaaaaaaaaagaaaaaaaatgaaaatccagcTAAATAAAAACCTAACAGAGTGGAAATTAAGGAGTTTTGGCCCCAAAGTTTTGCTCGTGGCTGATGCAGATTCAGGTCAAATTATAGGACAAGAACCCTGCACTGAGTGTACGAGGAAGATACTAAAATATGGATTGAACATACACGAGGACACCAAAATTGGATAATATAAAGTCAAACAACTTATACCCTAACTATTTAATTAAGATaagtctattatatatatatatatgtatacataattttaaaacttttagacCATTCATTGTGGAATATCGTAACACATCCGACAAAAGATAATGAATACCAAAAAGATTTCATGCAAGATTTGAATCCAATGGGACTAAAAGATGAGGAATTgaggagagggagagagaggaggATAATATATGCCAATTTGTACATCATGAAATCTTGGGAAGACCGTACTGAATGCTTTTATGGAGCAGGAGCCTAtatcaactttttcttttcccccttTAACTTTCCCTCCATTGAGGGGGTGGGGGTCGGGAAGGGGCAAGGGGAAAGGGAGGAAATAAAAGTAACgattgaaaggaaaaatggggAGGTGATCATTAGGAGAATCTCAAATTATTGGACTTCTCTTCGAGGCTTCTAGCTTTGTGGGGAGCATTATTCAATATTCATAGCTCTTGTAATGAAATATAGTGTATCTTTGCATACATCTACTGAATCTGcctcaattatttttcttaggcTTGAAGATCCTGGTTGTGGGTTGCCATATCCACCCATCTTAAAGTCATTAGTCCTTTCGACTGCTCGCAAAAAGGAAAAGGCCACCAAGCCTCGAAATGTCGCTGTTGTGCACCTATGTGTCTGTCATGGCTCAGCATTTTGGGCccattaaattaaaagaaagggCCACCGGGGTTAAAACTAGAGACatgattttcaataaattacCATAAATGACAAAGAACCCTGAGACACAAACGTGTTGCACATCCACAAACAAGGCTTCAAGGTAATAATGATAATCACGTAAACATGTCTTgtttaaaaaacaagaaaactatagataaaaaaagaattaaaaaaagtgcaaagtatatttaaaaaaaaataatttttatttcattcactGAAACAACAGTATCTTATCTTACATTACCCTCAAATACTCTTATATATCATCAACCTAACTCATGTACATCATTtaaccaataaaaatattttaagtttaaagctaaaacacatataaaagtattttaaaatagtgTAAGATGAATCCTCTTCCAATATCTAAATTGAGAATTACtttttaagattttctttttatccataTGGTACATGTTTACATGGCAATGGCATGGGCTTCAAAGTGTTCCGTACGATATTGATGGGAgccaataaaaaatagaaaatggaggtgatccaaaatgaagaaaagaccAGCCATGGTGGGCCGGTGGCAGTTCATCTGTAACCCATTAGAAAGGACCCACCCCTTTTAAAAGGCACTAGGCACGGCCCTCACAAGTCCATTCTGATATGACAGGCCGAAGCTCGTGCGATGTATATGATATTGGGGGCATTTCATCTCCAAACCCACCCCACTCACCCACTCAGAAACGTCCGAGTGGGCGTACAAATTTGATGCCTAATACGGTGCATACACAACTATGAAGGAATACCCAATTCAATGGACTATCCCCAAAGTCAATTTTGGATGGTTAAAACTGTTCACATCGTCGTCTATATCCCATTTCTTTGTGGTTTTTCTCCTCTGCGTATTGAATAATATTATCTTCTTTACAAGTATTTCCGGGAAGCTGATTTTTGTTTGTAAAAGAAGTGTCATTATTTCAAAGGCGATGACTTAAAGgaagataattttttaatggaaaCTTTAAAGGGCTTATATGCGGTTGCTTTTGCAGCAGCAccttataaaaacaaaaaagaaagacgACAATGACCATTTAAAGTACTTTAAGTCGCTGTAAAAAAAAACCAGCTAAAAACTAAGAAAGTAGCCCTGCCATGACCCTACCTTACCTTCGCTTCCCTTTCCCTTGAGCCCAGTATTTTTCTAAGAGTGGTTTGTGGGTCAGACATCATTATAATGCTATGATGCGTTGATGTGACTGGCCAGAAATTGTCATTGTAAatcaggggaaaaaaaattaataataataataataaatatgactGTCGAAATATGAAACAATGAGACATGTTGATGATCATGCCCCCTCTATTATTGAGCGAGTAATCCCTTCAATAATatgtatcaaaatttatttatagataCGTGTCCATGGGACCATGAAGTGGACACCAAATAGATTCAGTTCTACCATTGAAAATTTGGATAAGGGGTTAAAAGAAGGGGATCTTAAGGTGAGTGACACAGTAGCTAGGACAGGCTGAATCACTTGAGGCCAACGAAAGGTCTTGCAAACTCAACATTTGCACTTTTACCATCCATTATATTCCAATATAGGAAAATGAAGACATaaaaaaccactttttttaGCTTATGAACACTGTAAAGTAAAATCAGAGGACCCCACTACTGGTTTAAAGACCATTCAAAGTCCCATGCCTTAACATTGTGGACCCCAAATTCCATAAATTTGTCTCTTATGTGGGGGAGGGTGGTAGCACATTTGCTTTCCTTTATCTTCTTGTCCAGCCAAGTTGGGGTTGAGAACCTTTTTGGATTAAGGAATAAGAATTTTCTACTTAATAAACATGGCCATAATCTTCGATGTTATGGTGGAAACAATTAAGTGGAGTGGACATGCCTACTActatttctttcttcatttgtgGAATAAGATGCTTTCAAATatacttcttttctttctttttgtgaagGAATTTGAAAGTCATAGTGAGCTACACAATGATGAGATCATAATttacaaaatggatgaagttaGTCATTAATTTGAAGCTTTTCTTGGGTTAAGTGCCAAGGTTGGAGCTTCAATTGAACAAATTGAGCTCAGTTTTCAATTGGGTCTATGCATTTTTGAAGTGACTATTTGTCTATGAAataattattgttaaaattatgGCAAATGATAGGAAATAAAGTTCCTTTATTGAATCAAAGTACATTATTACATGACACTAGGATTGTTGCTAGCAACAAAATTATGTTCTAATCTCTAAATTTGATTGAATTATTAAGTTTCCTCATACATTAAGTCAAGTGTGTCCAAGCCATTTCCAACAATTCCAtcatgaaaaatgatatttatcaAAAACCTTTAGATAGCCTTGGGTGACGCATATTTTATGtacaccaaaaaaataatatcatttattaAAAGTAATAGGAATTTTGATTCATTCAGGATTATAATCTTAATAAATAACAGATTCAATGAGATTTTACCTAATTATATTGATCTCGctttttcaatatattatatttttctttcaaaatttctttaCGCATGCATAATGTCTAAAAAGTATTGCATGATTATAACATTTTACATTATATTAGGTAGATACTTgtcttgataattttttaatatatcttcttTTGTTACAATATGACGGTTGGCCTAACATTTTACTATTCCAATGGATTGTGACCCATAATTTCATATCATGCATCTATTCTATCACGACAATagtgaaaaaatattaataaaagtaatatttcAATAACACCGACATTAGACATCAACAACCGTTACATGACCATAAAATTAAAGGTTTAGAGAAATTATACACTGAGTTATACGCATTTAAGGTTTACATGAATGATTATTATTGGATTCAAGAGTCTAATGCACTTATACTGCAattaggaaaaaagaaatgcatGTGAAATTTTAGGATGATAATATaagaaggaaaatgattttttttatgtgatacaTGTGTTAAGTTTTGCAAATTATTGAAAGATTAGGAGATTTATTGAAGTCCTACGCCTCTTGTTACATATGAAAAGGAATATAATTTTATCATGTGATATATGTGTTACACTTTCCAAATTATTCAAAGCATTGGAGATTTGTGAGGCCCTACACCTCTCTTTGCAAATTTGCAATGAGATAAACCagaatttcttttgtttcctttgtaaAGGGTggcaaaattcaaataaaaaatgacaaatataaTGGAATTGACTCGTCTTCCTTTTTAGTTTATTCCACCAATTTGTTAGCTTCCCCCATAGTAGGTCCCATTCCAAATTGGGCTGAATATGTCGAACCAGTGTGAAATAGTGATTGGTGACTCCACTGTCTCCGCAAGTAGCAGATAAATCATAAAACCAACCGAAGAAGAAAAAAACGATTATACGAATCAAGGAGCGTGTCCTCTCAAACAATCTGCTAATTGTCACTGTTGTGTATCCTGCTTCTCTCTCAACCTTACAGTCTCAAGTCGCAGACACCACCCTCTCTATTTCCCTCTTCTTCATCTCTATCTCCAAAACCCAGAGCTCAGTGATCCGGCAATGGTGACTCCTCCAAAGCTTGCAATTTCCACTCGCCTAAACGCCTATATAGCCAACACCCGTGTTGGAAAACGCTTCAAACTCGCTGAGAGGAACACCACCTTCACCACCGAGCTCCGAGCCGGCACCGCTACGTTCCTCACCATGGCCTACATCCTGGCCGTTAACGCCAGCATACTCACCGAATCAGGTGGCACATGCTCCGTCTCTGACTGCACCCGACTCTGCTCCGACCCCACCGTCGCCGTAGCCAACTGCACAGGCTCCGGACTCCGAGTCATCCAACCCGATGACTCGTGCAAGTTCCCCCCAGTTAACCAGGGCTACTTGGCGTGTCTGGAGAGAACCCGCAAAGACCTCATCGTAGCCACTGTGGCTTCGTCTCTTATAGGGTGTTTGATAATGGGAACTTTCGCGAACCTTCCTTTGGCTTTGGCTCCTGGAATGGGCACAAATGCCTACTTCGCTTACACAGTTGTTGGGTATCACGGGTCTGGTAAAGTCCCTTACAGCAGTGCCTTAGCGGCCATTTTCATCGAAGGCTTGATCTTTCTCTTCATTTCGGCAGTTGGGTTACGAGCCAGACTCGCCAAACTCGTACCCAAACCGGTTCGAATATCGTCAGCTGCCGGCATCGGTCTCTTCCTCGCTTTCATCGGACTGCAAAACAACCAAGGAATCGGGCTTATCGCGTACAGCTCTTCCACCCTAGTTACACTCGGAGCTTGCCCCAGATCGTCTCGGGCGTCGTTAGCTCCTGTCGTGGCGGCAGCCAACGGCACCGTCACTTTGCTTCCCGGCGGTACCGTCTCCGACGATACTATGTGCTCCAGCGATCGCATGCTAAGTCCCACATTTTGGCTTGGTATGGTGGGTTTCTTTATAATTGCTTATTGTCTAGTGAAAAACATTAAAGGGGCTATGATTTATGGCATAGTGTTTGTAACGGTGGTCTCATGGTTCCGTAACACTCTAGTTACGGCGTTTCCTGACACTGTTTCTGGTAATTCGGCTCATCAGTATTTCAAGAAAATTGTTGATGTGCATGCGATCGAGAGCACTGCTGGGGCACTGAGCTTTAGTGGCATGGGCAAAGGCAATTTTTGGGAAGCATTGTTTACATTTTTATATGTCGATATCCTTGATACCACTGGCACTTTATATTCCATGGCCCGATTCGCTGGCTTTACGGATGATAATGGTGATTTTGAGGGACAGTATTTTGCCTTCATGTCTGATGCTGCCTCAATCGTTGTGGGTTCTCTGCTCGGTACATCACCAGTGACCACGTTTATAGAGTCGTCGACCGGAATCAGGGAAGGTGGGCGAACGGGGCTCACAGCTTTAACAGTGGCCGGCTACTTCTTCATGGCTTTCTTCTTTACGCCGCTGTTGGCGTCCATTCCTGCATGGGCGGTAGGGCCGCCGTTGATACTAGTCGGAGTTTTGATGATGAAGTGTGTGGTGCAGATAGAGTGGGATGATATGAAGCAGGCCATTCCTGCATTTGTGACCATGTTGTTGATGCCATTGACGTACTCCATAGCTTATGGTTTGATAGGTGGTATCTGTACTTATATTGTTTTGCAGCTGTGGGACTGGGGACAGGAACTGTTGGGAAAACTTGGAATCAGGAGACGGCTGAAGAGTGATAGTTTGATTAGTGAAGGGGCCAATGGAGACAACAATGGCACTAATGGAGATGCTAAGAGACATGAGGTTGTTTAGACTAATGGGGCTAGCAACTAGTTAGTTCTTTCTTTTCGCTTTTGTGTTTATACAGTaactgaaaatgaaaaagaaaatagttgaaCAAGTATGGATGTAAGTTCAGtccaagaaaataaagtttcttgtccattaatattatttgttaGCATGGCACAATTAGATGGAcatctttctaaattttgaaatttctcaAGATCTTCCAAGATTTTATAGATTTCCCATGAATTGTTTTTCCGCAAACTTTTGAAGAAAACTGAATTGAAAGAAGTCATGAGTTTGTCTGGACATAAAGCAAAGGCTCAAAATGGATTGGCTTCAAGCTTTCTACCCACTAGAGGCAACTTCAGAGATACGCAAATGGGTGGCTTTTCCTCAAAAGGCAGATGGTGGGAATAAAAAAGGGCTCATGAAAATGTTGTGCATATGTGTGACCCCTGGATTTGGGATGTCCAAATTCAGTGTGGTAATAGTCAGCTCAGCGCTCGTACAGTCATACGACTCATACCTACTTTCTTACCAAGGCTATGCCAGGTGTCTGAGCTACAGTGACTCTTATAATCTGATTTGGGGAGCCCAAGAATGCAAGGGACAAAGACCCTCTAATCATCTACTTCCAAAATGACAATTTACTTTTCTAACCGTAAGCAGATGAAGCAActtccttaaatttaatacTAAAACAAACAGCTAGAAAGACACACGATTCTGCAAAGAGTCGCTTCTGATTTTACATTTCCTTTTCGTGCATGCCACTCCAAACGTAACGGTACACGCATTGGCCACCTTCACATTGtttaaaaccttaaaaatttttaaaccGCATGGTTTTGCAAAGTCAAAGCTGGGGTGTTTTCCACGTTTTAGGGGGCATTAGTCAAAGGGCGGACAGCTTAATGCTTCTCACCTAACGTAGGACTTGGTTGCACCACTTCATTCAGCGATGCAATGACAAAGGTAGGTATTCCTTGCTGCTTCTGTAACAACATTAAGGATTTTGTGGACCGCAAAAATGTTTTGGTTGGCCTTGACTTGGAGAGCATTGAGCATCCCATTGATAATATGATCGCTTGTCCTATAGAAAGTTTTTCCATGAAGCAACCTCCAAACCAGAGCTTTGGACATGGTCCCAGAATTACTTTCCAGTAAGCCTATGAGCCTGCCATACGGTTTCTGTATTTTGTTGCTTGTAGCCCAATAAAGAATTAATCCACAAATCATCCAAAACTCTTGATATCGTTTCCACTCATATACCTAATTTCTCAGGTCCATGCTCTGTTTTATCCCATAATCCTCTGCTACCTCTTGAGTGGGGTTCTGTATGGGACAGTTTTGGTTTGCTTTGCGAAGAAAGGTTTCTCGCAATGAGAATTGATTACCTTAATCATTAATCATGATTTTGCATAACCTTTTATCGACCCCATAACGTTGATTGAATTGAACCAAATACCATATTTCATTATTCTCCACATTGCCTCTGAGGATCCGCTTTGCCCCTTCTTGGGAGAATTGTTAATCATTGATCTGTTGTGATACACACTATGAGAATAAACCCAATTTTATCAATTTCTCACTTGGTTGGATAACTATTTTGTTTGCTTCCACACCAGGCCCCCTTACATTAAGGACCGTAGAATTTGTCCTCATGTTGCAGCTGTCCCGAGCAATAAAGATTCAAGAATTTGTCCTAATGTTGATCTTGTCATCATGTGTTACCATCCCGATCTGATCGGTGCACTCCTATAACATAAAAGTTCTTCTTTGATCATTGTCATCAGCACAAATTCCTTCTGGCATGCATATTGTTAGAGACTCCATAACtttcataaaagaaaagtgaaagccAAACTTATTGAAGTGTCAATGTTGCTAGTGGACAgaagaatttttatttcaaaccaTTTCCTGAAGGTTTCAAGTAATTTCAGAGGTAAATGGCATATCCTAGAATGTGCTTCAGTCTTGTATTTGTATTGGGTTTTGAGTACTATTACATTAAGGAAACACAATGTTCTGTAAATCCTCTATAAAGAACAATATGCCCAGGCTTTGAGATGACACAGAAAGGCTATACCGCTACTCGTACTTACTTTCATGCCAACACTACTATTAATGAATGTACCGTGTCGACTTCAGAAACCAGTAGCTGAAGGACATTTAACAATTCATcaatatttctataattttttggaTCCATGGACATTAAGATTTATTGAAAGTGGGGCTACTTGGCATGTCACAGATGATGGTTTAATTGAATTATCAGTCAAGGATCTGGAAAAGGTCGCTAAGAGGTTTTAATGGCCATAACCATGTGTAGCTACTTCTTGGTACTTCATGCAGTTAAAAGTCCATTCCTGCATCACTATAGTGGCTGCTGTATAGGACAACATGGGGCAGGACAGCCCATTCTCTGATTCTTGAAATTAATAACATGTTATTGGCATATTCTATAGCCCAGGCTTAGGATTGGTGCTGATGATAATGACTTGCATTTTTTGGATTGGAGT includes the following:
- the LOC100244745 gene encoding adenine/guanine permease AZG1, with amino-acid sequence MVTPPKLAISTRLNAYIANTRVGKRFKLAERNTTFTTELRAGTATFLTMAYILAVNASILTESGGTCSVSDCTRLCSDPTVAVANCTGSGLRVIQPDDSCKFPPVNQGYLACLERTRKDLIVATVASSLIGCLIMGTFANLPLALAPGMGTNAYFAYTVVGYHGSGKVPYSSALAAIFIEGLIFLFISAVGLRARLAKLVPKPVRISSAAGIGLFLAFIGLQNNQGIGLIAYSSSTLVTLGACPRSSRASLAPVVAAANGTVTLLPGGTVSDDTMCSSDRMLSPTFWLGMVGFFIIAYCLVKNIKGAMIYGIVFVTVVSWFRNTLVTAFPDTVSGNSAHQYFKKIVDVHAIESTAGALSFSGMGKGNFWEALFTFLYVDILDTTGTLYSMARFAGFTDDNGDFEGQYFAFMSDAASIVVGSLLGTSPVTTFIESSTGIREGGRTGLTALTVAGYFFMAFFFTPLLASIPAWAVGPPLILVGVLMMKCVVQIEWDDMKQAIPAFVTMLLMPLTYSIAYGLIGGICTYIVLQLWDWGQELLGKLGIRRRLKSDSLISEGANGDNNGTNGDAKRHEVV